A part of Cryptococcus gattii WM276 chromosome G, complete sequence genomic DNA contains:
- a CDS encoding Ubiquitin-protein ligase, putative (Similar to TIGR gene model, INSD accession AAW44790.1) produces MPSLVVYPSTTDAFTSYRPSVRAHVDFIIPGSGSQRSTGRIVKLELPSLVQSQATDKLDPLFKSIDAILAGQPTPLSYQHITTICQAVVLQDRDAASQLSDKCTRSIDDYTERISRELRGSILARDRNTLGKLCGSWQVWTARTNLLSSLLVHLDKVYHSSFSDPNILRSRAMAKFKSIVWQDTVIHRVIIDDIFKWLSEERQTGTPSTARPTMLAVDKIAQTLQTFGELATAYQDETNEYYTSALRNAVSEIEKGNRKAGEYAPWFLAKIAEEEDRIRECFHTFALQPLSRDLRKVGQTETTDKVIDLAVEEAMSNDEAKGFSELYQFSIETDKFASFVKSLENYLSNRVSTLISDPANDPHMIDEILKLKRFAEKAVSNLFSGEDTKPLLADEDVQMISVEEKEEREKEMETAREKKRNVRMRMFELEEAVRTGFKTGMSSRQNAPAEWIAKHLDAAMRKGQGSGTEEQFNNHLDEIVALIGFTKDKDVFKAFYSSQLAKRLLLNKSASNDQEENMVAKLQKELGEEFTSGDVMMKDLQLSETLVRSYQLAQSRDPAQYGETSNFTANVLTESAWPAYPLLKDGWNFHLTPSLQSSIDAFTSWYTTQHKNRVLSWRFQLATVTLTARFPSGRYEVGVSLFQAVVLLLFNEVGSLTFAEIKERTGIEKNELIRTLQSLALGRKGTRVLLKKPAGKEVNPADIFVWNKGFTSERIKFKVNQIQQDMSAEESRKTNEQVTLDRVSVLEATIVRIMKARKKVTLQLLIDGVVSDVSKRFPPDVKEIKKRVESLIEREFMARDEEDRSILHYVA; encoded by the exons ATGCCCTCACTCGTGGTATATCCGTCGACGACCGACGCATTCACCTCTTACAGGCCAAGTGTAAGAGCCCATGTCGACTTCATCATACCCGGAAGCGGCAGTCAGCGCTCCACGGGGCGCATCGTAAAGCTTGAGTTACCAT CTTTGGTACAGTCGCAGGCCACGGACAAATTGGACCCATTATTCAAATCAATAGACGCAATATTGGCAGGCCAACCAACGCCATTAAGTTATCAGCACATCACTACAATATGCCAGGCTGTGGTACTTCAAGATCGAGATGCTGCCTCCCAACTTTCTGACAAGTGCACCAGATCTATTGATGATTATACGGAAAGGATTTCCAGGGAATTAAGAGGAAGCATTTTGGCCAGAGACAGGAACACACTGGGAAAATTATGCGGAAGTTGGCAAGTCTGGACTGCGAGAACA AACCTTCTCAGCTCATTATTGGTCCACCTTGATAAAGTCTACCACAGTTCCTTTTCTGACCCAAATATCTTGCGGTCCAGAGCGATGGCCAAATTCAAGTCCATCGTCTGGCAGGACACTGTAATACATAGGGTAATTATCGATGACATTTTCAAGTGGCTATCAGAAGAAAGGCAGACCGGAAC TCCCTCGACCGCCCGACCCACGATGCTGGCCGTAGACAAGATTGCGCAAACTCTCCAGACATTTGGCGAACTCGCAACTGCCTATCAAGATGAGACCAATGAGTATTACACCTCCGCTCTGAGAAATGCGGTTTCTGAAATTGAAAAAGGTAATCGAAAAGCCGGAGAATACGCTCCTTGGTTTCTTGCCAAAATAGCCGAAGAGGAAGATCGGATACGCGAGTGTTTCCATACATTTGCACTCCAACCATTGTCGCGCGACCTGAGAAAAGTGGGCCAAACTGAAACAACCGACAAAGTAATCGATTTAGCTGTTGAAGAAGCTATGAGCAACGATGAAGCAAAGGGGTTCTCAGAGTTGTACCAGTTTTCCATTGAAACTGATAAATTCGCCTCTTTCGTCAAATCTCTCGAAAATTACCTCTCCAACAGAGTTTCCACACTCATTTCCGACCCAGCCAACGACCCACATATGATAGACGAAATCCTCAAACTTAAACGTTTCGCCGAAAAGGCTGTATCCAACCTCTTCTCCGGAGAAGACACCAAACCTCTTCTAGCGGATGAAGATGTGCAGATGATTTCCGTtgaggagaaagaggagagagaaaaagagatggaaaCTGCAAGGGAAAAGAAGCGGAATGTGAGAATGAGAATGTTTGAACTCGAAGAAGCCGTCAGGACGGGTTTCAAAACTGGGATGAGTAGTAGACAAAATGCGCCTGCCGAGTGGATTGCCAAACATCTCGATGCTGCCATGCGCAAAGGCCAGGGGTCCGGTACTGAAGAACAGTTTAACAACCATTTGGATGAGATTGTCGCTCTGATCGGATTTACCAAAGACAAAGACGTGTTCAAGGCATTTTATTCGAGTCAGTTGGCGAAGAGGTTGTTGTTAAATAAAAGTGCGAGTAATGATCAGGAAGAAAACATGGTGGCAAAACTCCAAAAGG AGCTGGGAGAAGAGTTCACGTCGGGAGATGTGATGATGAAGGACCTTCAACTTTCAGAAAC GCTCGTACGATCATACCAATTGGCACAGTCCAGAGATCCAGCACAGTATGGCGAGACATCCAACTTTACCGCCAACGTACTCACGGAGTCCGCTTGGCCTGC CTACCCACTCCTCAAAGACGGCTGGAACTTCCACCTTACGCCATCCCTTCAATCCTCAATCGATGCTTTCACCTCCTGGTACACCACTCAACACAAGAATCGTGTCCTCTCATGGCGATTCCAGCTTGCAACAGTTACGCTTACCGCTCGATTCCCCAGTGGGCGTTACGAAGTTGGAGTCAGTCTATTCCAGGCGGTCGTGCTCCTTTTGTTTAACGAGGTTGGAAGCTTGACATTTGCGGAGATTAAGGAGAGGACGGGTATCG AGAAGAATGAATTAATCAGAACGCTTCAGTCGTTGGCTCTAGGTAGGAAGGGCACCCGAGTTCTTCTTAAGAAACCCGCCGGTAAGGAAGTCAACCCGGCAGATATCTTTGTTTGGAACAAGGGCTTCACGAGTGAACGCATCAAATTCAAGGTCAACCAAATCCAACAGGATATGTCT GCCGAAGAATCTCGCAAGACAAACGAACAAGTCACTCTCGACCGAGTATCCGTCCTCGAAGCTACCATTGTCCGAATCATGAAAGCCCGCAAGAAGGTTACCCTCCAGCTATTGATCGATGGGGTCGTTAGCGATGTCTCCAAAAGGTTCCCGCCGGATGTGAAGGAGATTAAGAAGAGAGTGGAAAGTCTGATTGAACGAGAA TTCATGGCCCGAGACGAGGAAGATCGATCTATTCTTCACTATGTTGCTTGA